A genomic window from Rhodomicrobium lacus includes:
- a CDS encoding zeta toxin family protein, with amino-acid sequence MTSPSYRLTAESHDEISGIMQDDMLAGSEPAAKPVLTLIGGQPGSLQAKLRAAAVEGLSPAPVIVSVAEARHFHPDAAALLASDERAFVQATDLDAQKWAETLALTAIGGRRNIVLDGFFRNQSVTRDVLQQACEAGYKTSVQVIALPEQISRARLLDIYEAGREKLGWGTLVPPQSHDEAAQTLANTLTLIEVRKLAPIRVFDRSGALLFSTEEGRDAGTAFRREIARPLEAADRSRLQTIERRIEAKMEARQASSLERRETQQFLRSARSRGMER; translated from the coding sequence ATGACCAGCCCTTCCTACAGGCTCACCGCTGAAAGCCACGATGAAATCTCCGGGATCATGCAGGACGACATGCTTGCGGGCTCCGAGCCTGCGGCAAAGCCGGTCCTGACCCTCATCGGCGGGCAGCCTGGCTCGCTCCAGGCTAAACTTCGCGCGGCAGCCGTCGAAGGCCTTTCTCCCGCTCCCGTGATCGTCAGCGTGGCCGAGGCGCGGCACTTCCATCCCGACGCGGCAGCACTTCTCGCGAGCGATGAAAGGGCGTTCGTCCAGGCGACCGATCTCGACGCGCAGAAATGGGCTGAAACGCTTGCTCTCACCGCCATCGGGGGGCGCCGCAATATCGTGCTCGACGGCTTCTTCAGAAATCAGAGTGTGACCCGCGACGTGCTTCAACAGGCGTGCGAAGCCGGGTACAAAACTTCGGTTCAGGTCATAGCGCTGCCCGAACAGATTTCCCGCGCGCGCCTTCTCGACATCTACGAAGCCGGAAGGGAAAAACTCGGCTGGGGGACGCTGGTGCCGCCTCAGTCGCATGACGAGGCCGCGCAGACCCTGGCGAATACGCTGACCCTCATCGAGGTTCGCAAGCTCGCGCCCATTCGTGTCTTCGACCGAAGCGGCGCGCTCCTGTTTTCGACGGAAGAGGGTCGCGATGCGGGAACCGCCTTCCGGCGAGAGATCGCGAGACCGCTCGAAGCCGCCGACAGGTCCCGGCTGCAAACCATCGAGCGGCGCATCGAGGCCAAGATGGAAGCCCGGCAGGCCAGCAGCCTCGAACGGCGGGAAACACAGCAATTCCTCCGCAGCGCCCGCAGCAGAGGTATGGAGCGGTAG
- a CDS encoding HNH endonuclease, with protein sequence MALEAPQSFIIREECEKAASHNGFRRVLGEKAGWRAFASTTAHGAIYLAAEGIQGPWFLATDHAGVVAELDWPAAAMPGPGTRRYAFNALGELYAALNRVYALAISLPDAPLREFERRVANLPQTTEIERLVVQRIGQDIFRDRLMDYWQGRCPLTGIADPALLRASHIIPWADCENDAERLDVHNGLLLSALWDAAFDRALVTFDDAGNPVFSPALSEQARAELRWSASISLTDDHRWRLARHRERARSQ encoded by the coding sequence ATGGCTCTTGAGGCTCCCCAATCCTTCATTATACGAGAAGAATGCGAGAAAGCCGCCTCGCATAACGGCTTCCGCCGTGTTCTAGGTGAGAAGGCTGGATGGCGCGCCTTCGCGTCCACGACAGCGCACGGCGCAATCTATTTGGCAGCGGAAGGCATCCAGGGGCCGTGGTTTCTCGCTACCGATCATGCCGGCGTCGTCGCGGAACTGGATTGGCCAGCCGCCGCCATGCCCGGCCCCGGCACTCGGCGCTACGCCTTCAATGCGCTGGGCGAGCTCTACGCAGCGCTGAATCGAGTCTATGCCTTGGCGATCAGTCTTCCTGACGCACCTCTGCGCGAGTTTGAGCGGCGCGTGGCCAACCTGCCGCAAACCACCGAGATTGAGCGCCTGGTGGTGCAGCGGATTGGACAGGACATCTTTCGCGACCGTCTGATGGATTACTGGCAGGGGCGTTGCCCTCTGACGGGGATCGCCGATCCCGCGCTGCTGCGCGCCTCGCACATCATCCCTTGGGCTGATTGCGAAAACGATGCCGAGCGGCTCGACGTGCATAACGGCTTGCTGCTGTCAGCGCTCTGGGATGCCGCCTTCGATCGCGCGCTCGTGACCTTCGATGACGCCGGAAACCCGGTGTTTTCGCCAGCACTCAGCGAACAGGCGCGTGCCGAATTACGCTGGAGCGCTTCCATTTCGCTAACGGACGATCACCGTTGGCGGCTCGCGCGCCATCGCGAGAGAGCGCGATCTCAATAG
- a CDS encoding mobile mystery protein B, translating into MTGVMDYPEGATPLDPDEMQGLKYRHITTRGELDELEQVNIESGLLWLSRQRQKDLLTDDFAITLHKKLFGDVWKWAGTFRRTGKNIGIDPRHIGVELRMLLQDARYWADNGTFDPVEAAVRLHHRMVFIHPFPNGNGRHARIMADAVLTHVYGERPIDWSGGSDLQRMNARRLSYIAALRAADRGDLEPLLAFAGYGER; encoded by the coding sequence ATGACCGGCGTCATGGATTATCCGGAAGGGGCTACCCCGCTCGACCCGGACGAGATGCAGGGCCTGAAGTACCGGCACATCACGACACGCGGCGAACTCGACGAACTGGAGCAGGTCAATATCGAATCGGGGCTGCTTTGGCTTTCCCGCCAGCGCCAAAAAGACTTGCTCACGGACGATTTCGCCATCACGTTGCACAAGAAGCTGTTCGGCGATGTCTGGAAGTGGGCCGGGACGTTCCGCAGGACCGGCAAGAACATCGGAATCGATCCTCGCCATATCGGGGTCGAACTGCGCATGCTGCTTCAGGATGCGCGATACTGGGCGGATAACGGCACCTTCGATCCGGTCGAGGCGGCAGTGAGGCTCCATCATCGCATGGTCTTCATCCATCCGTTCCCGAATGGTAATGGCCGACATGCCCGCATCATGGCCGACGCAGTCCTGACGCACGTCTATGGCGAAAGACCGATCGACTGGTCGGGCGGCTCCGATCTGCAAAGGATGAACGCGCGGCGATTGAGCTATATTGCTGCGCTGCGCGCCGCTGACAGGGGCGATCTGGAGCCGCTGCTGGCGTTTGCTGGTTACGGTGAGCGATGA
- a CDS encoding mobile mystery protein A, which translates to MSIKRAVREQYQAIVDRAAGQTIGLRVPPEGWLRTMRKALGMSGAQLGRRMGLTRARIAAAEHAELSGAITLKSMQAAAEAMGCRFVYAVVPQTTVEEAVVAQARKKALAIVHAASGHMALESQVLPDDRIARQVARLAEDLVRAMPPDFWEDK; encoded by the coding sequence ATGAGCATCAAGCGAGCCGTTCGCGAGCAATATCAGGCCATCGTCGACCGCGCAGCAGGTCAGACGATTGGCCTTCGCGTGCCGCCCGAAGGCTGGCTTCGCACAATGCGCAAGGCGCTCGGGATGTCTGGCGCACAGCTGGGACGGCGAATGGGTCTGACACGGGCGCGGATCGCCGCCGCTGAACACGCGGAACTCTCCGGAGCGATAACGCTGAAATCGATGCAGGCTGCCGCAGAAGCCATGGGATGCCGCTTCGTCTATGCTGTCGTGCCGCAAACGACCGTTGAAGAGGCGGTAGTGGCACAAGCCAGAAAGAAGGCACTCGCCATCGTTCATGCCGCCAGCGGTCATATGGCGCTCGAAAGCCAGGTGCTTCCCGACGACAGGATTGCGAGACAGGTCGCCCGGCTTGCGGAAGATCTTGTGCGGGCGATGCCGCCTGATTTCTGGGAGGACAAATGA